A region of Staphylococcus sp. IVB6181 DNA encodes the following proteins:
- a CDS encoding TM2 domain-containing protein has translation MRVNKIVYIVLALFLGNFGVHKFYSGQNGQAILHLAFFWTGIPHVIAIISAIKTLLFRPADKHGNIKF, from the coding sequence ATGAGAGTCAATAAGATTGTATATATCGTGCTCGCGTTGTTCCTAGGCAACTTTGGCGTGCATAAGTTTTATTCCGGACAAAACGGCCAAGCGATTTTACACTTAGCATTCTTTTGGACTGGTATCCCGCACGTTATTGCGATTATCAGTGCCATTAAAACATTGCTGTTCAGACCTGCAGATAAACACGGCAACATCAAATTTTAA
- a CDS encoding type II CAAX prenyl endopeptidase Rce1 family protein, whose translation MKTNTKALLWFVISFIVFHIILIIMWGERQEYWYLYTGIMLFAGISYVFYQRDLESKRLLTSIGIGILTALALIIVQLIMSLMSADITYKSLIKDLSRSGVYFKWQILVTLLFVIPCHELYMRTVLQKQLLNLKLPAWAAIVITALASSSLFFYFDQIWLCIFIFIVQAILSISYFYTRRIITTTIAQIVAVVLLLIFHP comes from the coding sequence ATGAAAACTAATACAAAAGCATTATTGTGGTTTGTAATAAGCTTTATAGTATTCCATATAATCTTAATCATTATGTGGGGAGAGCGCCAAGAATACTGGTATCTTTATACAGGTATTATGTTGTTTGCGGGTATCAGTTATGTCTTTTATCAACGTGATTTAGAATCCAAACGGTTGTTGACGTCTATAGGTATAGGTATCTTAACAGCGCTTGCGTTGATTATTGTGCAATTAATTATGTCGCTGATGTCTGCAGATATTACTTATAAGTCCTTAATTAAAGATTTATCACGTTCTGGTGTTTATTTTAAATGGCAGATTCTAGTGACATTGTTATTTGTCATTCCATGCCATGAACTCTATATGAGAACAGTTTTGCAAAAGCAATTACTAAACCTTAAATTGCCGGCTTGGGCAGCGATTGTGATTACTGCCTTGGCTTCGAGTTCGCTCTTTTTCTATTTTGATCAAATCTGGCTCTGTATCTTTATATTTATAGTACAGGCGATATTATCCATCAGCTATTTTTATACGCGTCGAATTATTACCACAACGATTGCACAAATCGTAGCGGTAGTATTATTACTGATTTTTCACCCGTAA
- a CDS encoding DUF2187 family protein: MTVAEVGDIVEFYDGLRGRVEKINDNSVIVDLTIMKNFEELDLPEKTVINHKRYKIVDQEG, encoded by the coding sequence ATGACTGTTGCAGAAGTAGGAGATATTGTAGAATTTTATGACGGTTTAAGAGGCCGTGTCGAAAAGATTAACGATAACTCAGTTATTGTTGACTTAACGATTATGAAAAACTTTGAAGAATTAGATTTACCTGAAAAAACGGTAATTAATCATAAACGCTATAAGATAGTTGATCAAGAAGGTTAA
- a CDS encoding lipoate--protein ligase: protein MKFVSNNGITDPSLNLAMEEYILKHLPQDNDYFLFYINRPSIIIGKNQNTIEEVDQHYVDEHNIDVIRRISGGGAVYHDFGNLNFSFITDDDGNSFHNFKKFTEPIVQALRSIGVNAEMTGRNDIQIGPAKISGNAMVKVKERMFSHGTLILDSDLDEVTNALRVNPAKIKSKGIKSVRKRVANISEFLDEPMDIEEFKEIILKHIFGEHEVEEYPLTDEDWKNIEALSNEKYRTWDWNYGKNPKYNFEREEKFEKGFVQVKLDVKRGRIEHAKIFGDFFGVGDVADLEHALIGSLHNFESIEAALSEYDIYHYFGDIPREELIRLMS from the coding sequence ATGAAGTTTGTTAGTAATAATGGCATTACAGACCCCAGTTTAAATTTAGCAATGGAAGAATATATATTAAAACATCTTCCGCAAGATAACGATTACTTCTTATTTTATATTAACCGCCCTTCTATCATTATCGGTAAAAACCAAAATACGATTGAAGAAGTCGATCAACATTATGTAGATGAACATAATATCGATGTCATTCGCCGTATTTCTGGCGGCGGTGCAGTATATCACGACTTCGGCAACTTAAACTTCAGTTTCATCACAGATGATGACGGCAATAGTTTCCATAACTTCAAGAAATTTACAGAGCCGATTGTGCAAGCATTGCGCAGTATCGGTGTAAACGCTGAAATGACAGGCCGCAACGATATTCAAATCGGACCGGCAAAAATTTCAGGAAATGCGATGGTGAAAGTCAAAGAGCGTATGTTCAGCCACGGTACACTGATACTGGACAGCGACTTAGACGAGGTTACAAACGCATTGCGTGTCAACCCTGCTAAAATCAAATCTAAAGGAATTAAATCTGTACGCAAACGTGTCGCAAACATTTCAGAGTTCCTAGATGAACCTATGGACATTGAGGAATTCAAAGAAATTATTTTAAAACACATCTTCGGAGAACATGAGGTAGAAGAATACCCATTAACAGATGAAGATTGGAAGAATATAGAAGCACTAAGCAATGAAAAATATCGCACATGGGATTGGAACTATGGTAAAAACCCTAAATACAACTTTGAACGTGAAGAAAAATTCGAGAAAGGCTTCGTTCAAGTTAAATTAGATGTCAAACGCGGTCGTATCGAACATGCGAAAATCTTCGGAGACTTCTTTGGGGTCGGCGATGTAGCTGATTTAGAACACGCTTTAATCGGCAGCTTGCATAATTTCGAAAGTATCGAAGCAGCACTATCTGAATACGATATCTACCATTACTTCGGAGATATTCCTAGAGAAGAACTCATTCGACTCATGTCATAA
- a CDS encoding IDEAL domain-containing protein, whose amino-acid sequence MNHNINVKNGTLQAFVANVNDLGVELVIDQALRNVRKEKLAVLIDQALVEKDEEAFNRYTEEYNQLEDVLIG is encoded by the coding sequence ATGAATCACAATATCAATGTAAAAAATGGGACGCTTCAAGCATTCGTAGCCAATGTAAATGATTTAGGGGTAGAATTGGTAATCGACCAAGCATTGCGTAATGTACGTAAAGAAAAGTTGGCGGTGCTGATTGATCAAGCATTAGTTGAAAAGGATGAAGAAGCATTCAATCGCTACACTGAAGAATACAATCAATTGGAGGATGTTTTAATTGGCTAA
- a CDS encoding competence protein ComK, with translation MDEHCIFKSDDMAMVPIRTDQYGDLHTQILTYKKEPRIAAHTPQKTLEASCRFYGSTFQNLRSDTARLSKINSKPPILLSPVISIFLFSTHSERSEDNIWINIEFIQDVKALKNNATKITFSDGQSLITTATVRTIWHQYKNAAYYEHIIRKRVKKIKWNTDNPIDYSKPALDVYETLCTYLVINNTPKV, from the coding sequence ATGGACGAACACTGTATCTTTAAAAGCGACGATATGGCTATGGTTCCGATTCGCACAGACCAGTATGGTGACCTGCACACACAAATTCTCACCTACAAAAAAGAACCGAGGATTGCAGCGCATACACCGCAAAAAACTTTAGAAGCTTCCTGCCGCTTCTACGGATCAACTTTCCAAAACCTTCGTTCCGACACTGCTCGGCTTTCTAAAATTAATAGTAAACCCCCTATTTTACTATCACCTGTTATTTCAATCTTTTTATTCTCTACACATTCAGAGCGCTCTGAAGACAATATCTGGATTAACATTGAATTTATCCAAGATGTCAAAGCATTAAAAAACAACGCAACCAAAATCACCTTCTCAGATGGTCAATCTCTTATCACTACAGCCACTGTACGTACTATTTGGCATCAGTATAAAAATGCGGCCTATTACGAACACATTATCCGCAAACGTGTTAAGAAGATTAAATGGAACACAGATAATCCCATTGACTACTCCAAACCTGCCTTAGATGTCTATGAAACACTATGTACCTACCTCGTAATAAATAACACACCAAAGGTCTAG
- a CDS encoding ATP phosphoribosyltransferase regulatory subunit, which translates to MEYIEYQDKVLKRKELELRFLNYFQSHQYEVIDMHLIERLNWQQLTQDDLESMGTRSIWKNGQNFFALRNDWTDQLQHYVRTYSLNLKQVAYAGPIANNEHISTNLGIEVFHPSYEEMLTSFQLMLRFIQQEMKQKVDFAVIGHYQLLSLLLTDEERTSNILQLINERNLSELSKQLPKGHKLITLLKQPTHLQLDYIQSLIPNDHPTYLSLLRWSEELKRAGISTIHLDITTMPPKSYYIGSFMQLFQNDQSEPIMSGGHYNGEIDGFGFGIKID; encoded by the coding sequence ATGGAATACATCGAATACCAAGATAAGGTGCTTAAAAGAAAAGAATTAGAATTGCGTTTTTTAAACTATTTCCAGTCGCATCAATATGAAGTGATTGATATGCATTTGATCGAACGTTTGAATTGGCAGCAGTTAACTCAAGATGATTTAGAAAGTATGGGTACACGCAGTATATGGAAAAATGGTCAAAACTTCTTTGCGCTTCGCAATGACTGGACTGATCAGCTGCAGCATTATGTACGTACTTATTCGCTGAATCTTAAACAAGTTGCTTATGCAGGTCCTATCGCAAACAACGAGCATATCAGTACCAACTTAGGTATTGAAGTCTTCCATCCTTCTTACGAAGAAATGTTGACGAGCTTTCAATTGATGTTGCGTTTTATTCAACAAGAGATGAAACAAAAGGTAGATTTTGCGGTCATCGGCCACTATCAATTGTTGTCATTGTTATTAACAGATGAAGAACGTACATCCAACATCTTACAGCTCATTAATGAGCGCAACCTTTCAGAGTTGAGCAAGCAATTGCCGAAAGGTCATAAATTAATTACTTTATTGAAACAACCGACACATTTACAGCTGGATTATATTCAGTCGCTTATTCCGAATGATCATCCGACTTATTTATCACTTTTAAGATGGTCAGAAGAATTGAAGCGTGCAGGTATTTCAACTATTCATTTAGATATTACAACAATGCCGCCGAAATCATATTATATCGGCAGTTTTATGCAGCTGTTCCAAAATGACCAATCAGAACCGATTATGTCCGGCGGTCATTATAATGGTGAAATTGATGGTTTCGGATTCGGAATTAAAATTGATTAG
- the hisG gene encoding ATP phosphoribosyltransferase, with amino-acid sequence MLTIALSKGRLLKDFIKFLEHNNNPIWAEALNQRERKLQITVKGIKFILVKGTDVPTYVEEGIADLGITGSDILSEKPNHNVNNYIDLPFGQCHFSVAAKPEVTDIRRVATTYVNTTRNYFNQLGQDVSIIPLSGSVELAAVVDMVDAIVDIVQTGTTLKSNGLEEREHIGDINAKLITNKHAFFSKSAAIESFIQQLGVYIHAQ; translated from the coding sequence ATGTTAACGATTGCCCTCAGTAAAGGCAGATTACTCAAGGACTTCATTAAATTTTTAGAACACAACAACAACCCTATCTGGGCAGAAGCTTTAAACCAACGTGAACGTAAACTTCAAATTACCGTAAAAGGTATCAAGTTTATCTTAGTTAAAGGTACAGATGTACCGACTTACGTTGAAGAAGGTATCGCAGATTTAGGAATTACCGGCAGTGATATCTTAAGCGAAAAGCCGAATCATAACGTCAACAACTATATCGATTTACCATTCGGACAATGCCATTTCTCAGTCGCTGCGAAACCAGAAGTAACAGATATCCGCCGTGTTGCGACCACTTACGTCAATACAACACGCAATTACTTCAACCAGCTTGGCCAAGATGTCAGTATTATCCCGTTATCCGGTTCTGTGGAACTTGCGGCAGTCGTGGATATGGTCGATGCGATTGTCGACATTGTCCAAACAGGTACCACACTTAAATCCAATGGATTAGAAGAACGTGAACATATCGGCGATATCAACGCTAAATTGATTACGAACAAGCACGCTTTCTTCAGCAAATCAGCAGCAATCGAAAGTTTTATTCAACAATTGGGGGTTTATATCCATGCTCAATAA
- the hisD gene encoding histidinol dehydrogenase, giving the protein MLNKEEFYQQFQDVSEIKQDVLDSVNTIIQKVKAEKDQALFYYNEQFDGVSLSQLEIPQSEIDQSLDQITPELKAALTQSFENIKAFQERIKHEDVIGEYTSEIYNPLESVGIYVPGGKAAYPSTVLMTATLAKVAGVENIVVVTPPQAEGIKPSILAACKIAGVDRVFQVGGAQSIAALAFGTESVPKVDKIVGPGNQFVAVAKQLLYGYVGIDQIAGPSEIMIIADETSQPEFIVQDILAQSEHDERARTFLLSTSKSLLEQVEALLPDAIEAAPRKAIIEPSVRDFHYPILTQNTEENIEIANYVAPEHLSIQSENPEQYINKIKYAGAMFLGSYAPEALGDYNAGPSHVLPTNQTSRFTNGLTVNDFLTSHSVIRFNQEAFKDYAQGAMELAHEEGLYQHEASVKVRLETEES; this is encoded by the coding sequence ATGCTCAATAAAGAAGAATTTTATCAACAATTTCAAGATGTCTCAGAAATTAAACAAGATGTCTTAGACAGTGTCAATACGATTATTCAAAAAGTTAAAGCCGAAAAAGACCAAGCACTCTTTTACTATAATGAACAATTCGACGGTGTCTCACTTTCGCAATTAGAAATTCCGCAAAGCGAAATCGACCAAAGTTTGGATCAAATCACACCTGAATTGAAAGCGGCTTTAACACAAAGTTTTGAAAATATCAAAGCATTCCAAGAACGCATTAAACACGAAGATGTGATTGGAGAATATACCAGCGAAATCTATAACCCGTTAGAAAGTGTCGGTATTTATGTACCTGGCGGAAAAGCTGCTTACCCTTCTACCGTCTTAATGACCGCAACACTCGCTAAAGTGGCAGGAGTTGAAAATATTGTAGTAGTAACTCCGCCGCAAGCTGAAGGTATTAAACCAAGTATCTTGGCTGCTTGTAAAATTGCCGGAGTCGACCGTGTCTTTCAAGTCGGCGGCGCACAAAGTATCGCAGCACTTGCATTTGGAACAGAATCTGTACCGAAAGTGGATAAAATCGTAGGTCCGGGCAACCAATTTGTAGCCGTAGCAAAACAATTATTATACGGCTATGTTGGAATCGATCAAATCGCAGGTCCAAGTGAAATCATGATTATCGCAGACGAAACTTCACAACCAGAATTTATCGTGCAAGATATCTTAGCACAGTCTGAACATGATGAACGTGCCCGTACATTCTTGCTTTCAACCAGCAAATCACTATTAGAACAAGTAGAAGCATTATTGCCGGATGCAATTGAAGCAGCACCTAGAAAAGCAATTATTGAACCGAGTGTCCGTGACTTCCACTACCCTATTCTCACTCAAAATACTGAAGAGAATATTGAAATCGCGAACTACGTAGCACCTGAACATCTATCGATTCAATCTGAAAATCCAGAACAATACATCAATAAAATCAAATATGCAGGCGCAATGTTCTTAGGTTCTTATGCGCCTGAAGCTTTAGGCGATTATAATGCAGGACCAAGCCACGTGTTGCCGACAAACCAAACATCACGCTTCACAAACGGATTAACCGTCAATGACTTCCTTACCAGCCACTCGGTTATCCGCTTTAATCAAGAAGCATTCAAAGACTACGCACAAGGCGCAATGGAGCTTGCACATGAAGAAGGCTTATACCAACATGAAGCCTCTGTCAAAGTAAGATTAGAAACGGAGGAATCTTAA
- the hisB gene encoding imidazoleglycerol-phosphate dehydratase HisB — protein sequence MTYQKQRATKETHIDATLDFTGKSETTIQTGVGFLDHMLTLFSFHSGISVQLEVKGDTYVDDHHTTEDIGIVLGQLILEAVRDKTSFTRYGTFYIPMDETLARVVTDISGRPFLSFNAEFSKEKVGTFDTELVEEFFRALVINARLTTHIDLIRGGNTHHEIEAIFKAFARSLKITLAESDSNGIPSSKGVIE from the coding sequence TTGACCTATCAAAAACAACGAGCAACTAAAGAAACTCATATTGACGCGACTTTAGATTTTACCGGAAAGTCAGAAACAACGATTCAAACAGGTGTCGGTTTCTTAGACCATATGCTGACTTTATTCAGTTTCCACAGCGGTATCAGTGTACAGTTGGAAGTAAAAGGCGATACGTATGTCGATGATCATCACACTACAGAAGATATCGGTATTGTCTTAGGCCAATTAATCTTAGAAGCCGTCCGAGACAAAACATCCTTCACTCGTTACGGCACATTCTATATTCCGATGGATGAAACATTGGCACGTGTTGTCACTGATATCAGCGGTCGCCCATTCTTATCATTCAATGCGGAATTCTCAAAAGAAAAAGTCGGAACTTTCGATACAGAATTAGTCGAAGAATTCTTCAGAGCGCTTGTTATTAATGCGCGTTTGACTACACATATCGATTTGATTCGCGGCGGCAATACCCACCATGAAATCGAAGCTATATTCAAAGCCTTTGCACGCAGCTTGAAAATCACTTTAGCAGAAAGTGATTCAAACGGTATACCGTCATCTAAAGGAGTGATTGAATGA
- the hisH gene encoding imidazole glycerol phosphate synthase subunit HisH, protein MIAIVDYGVGNIKNVERAVAHLGYDAKLTRDFDEIRESSHIILPGVGHFKDAMTALKDTGLDQLLIELKDSKPFIGICLGMQVMFEHSDEGDVDGIGMIPGRVVPIQTTYPVPHLGWNNLESTHPLLHQDVYFIHSYYVQTKAPIIATADYGLPITAIVQSDNKIGIQFHPEKSGDFGLEILNQALKGGFLHD, encoded by the coding sequence ATGATCGCGATTGTAGATTACGGTGTCGGCAACATTAAAAATGTTGAACGTGCTGTTGCACATTTAGGCTATGATGCAAAATTAACACGTGATTTTGATGAAATCCGTGAAAGCTCTCATATCATTTTGCCGGGTGTCGGACATTTCAAAGATGCGATGACCGCTTTAAAAGATACTGGCCTCGATCAATTGTTGATCGAACTCAAAGACAGCAAACCTTTTATCGGTATTTGTTTAGGGATGCAAGTGATGTTTGAACATAGCGATGAAGGCGACGTTGACGGCATAGGGATGATACCTGGCCGTGTGGTTCCTATCCAAACAACTTATCCTGTACCGCATTTAGGATGGAATAATTTAGAAAGTACACATCCCCTTTTACATCAAGATGTGTACTTTATCCATTCTTATTATGTTCAAACAAAAGCACCGATTATTGCGACAGCAGATTACGGCTTGCCGATTACTGCTATCGTCCAATCTGATAATAAAATTGGAATTCAATTTCATCCGGAAAAAAGCGGTGATTTCGGATTAGAAATTTTAAATCAAGCATTGAAAGGTGGTTTTCTCCATGATTGA
- the hisA gene encoding 1-(5-phosphoribosyl)-5-((5-phosphoribosylamino)methylideneamino)imidazole-4-carboxamide isomerase — MIEVWPAIDLIDSTSVRLTEGDYDTKEAMARTAEEAIAFYSKYTCIKRIHVIDLIAAKTKQPVEADYIEQLVGLTELPIEVGGGIRSIETIEDYFNKGVAYTIVGTKGIQDTEWLKAAAQQFPGRIYLSVDAFVDEIKVNGWLENTGLNLFDFVKEIEDAPLGGLIYTDISKDGKLEGPNFELTKQLAQSTSLPVVASGGIRSAEDLKRLEADGVHAAIVGKAANTESFWEGLK; from the coding sequence ATGATTGAAGTTTGGCCCGCGATTGATTTAATAGACTCTACCAGTGTCCGTCTGACTGAAGGCGATTATGATACGAAAGAAGCAATGGCACGTACTGCAGAAGAAGCCATTGCCTTTTACAGCAAATATACATGCATCAAACGTATTCATGTGATTGATTTGATTGCTGCGAAGACGAAACAGCCGGTAGAAGCGGATTATATCGAACAGCTTGTCGGTTTAACAGAGTTGCCGATTGAAGTCGGCGGCGGTATCCGTTCTATTGAAACGATTGAAGATTACTTTAATAAAGGCGTTGCTTACACGATTGTCGGTACAAAAGGTATTCAAGATACAGAGTGGTTAAAAGCCGCTGCACAGCAATTCCCAGGCCGTATTTATCTATCAGTCGATGCGTTTGTGGATGAAATTAAAGTCAACGGCTGGCTTGAAAATACCGGTTTGAACCTTTTTGATTTTGTAAAAGAAATTGAAGATGCGCCCCTTGGCGGTCTGATTTATACAGATATTTCAAAAGACGGCAAATTAGAAGGCCCGAACTTTGAATTAACAAAACAATTAGCACAATCTACTTCATTGCCAGTAGTAGCTTCAGGCGGTATCCGCAGTGCAGAAGATTTAAAACGTTTAGAAGCAGACGGTGTTCATGCGGCAATCGTCGGCAAAGCCGCAAATACAGAATCATTTTGGGAGGGTTTAAAATGA
- the hisF gene encoding imidazole glycerol phosphate synthase subunit HisF, whose protein sequence is MIKKRIIPCLDVKDGRVVKGVQFKGLRDIGHPVELAEYYNQELADELVFLDISRTESGHQMMLDIIEETASKLCIPLTIGGGISSVEDISTLLKHGADKVSLNSSALRNPELIQAASQKFGSQCICIAIDAKWEEDKQDWFCYTHGGKQRTDKRVLDWVNEVEDLGAGELLVTSMDYDGVKQGFDHRLLKQINDRVSIPIIASGGGGNAQHFADLFKSTYVSAGLAASIFHDKETTIGAVKAFLKDEGVNVRWQ, encoded by the coding sequence ATGATCAAAAAGCGTATTATTCCCTGCCTTGATGTTAAAGACGGCCGTGTGGTTAAGGGTGTTCAATTCAAAGGTTTGCGCGATATCGGCCACCCAGTGGAGCTTGCTGAATATTATAATCAAGAGCTTGCGGATGAATTAGTATTCTTAGATATTTCGCGTACAGAAAGCGGCCATCAAATGATGCTTGATATTATCGAAGAGACCGCTTCTAAACTCTGCATTCCGTTAACTATCGGCGGCGGCATCAGTTCTGTCGAGGATATTTCAACCTTGCTCAAACATGGTGCAGATAAAGTATCGCTTAATTCCAGCGCTTTACGTAATCCAGAATTAATCCAAGCAGCCAGCCAAAAATTCGGTTCGCAATGTATTTGTATTGCGATTGATGCGAAGTGGGAAGAAGACAAGCAAGATTGGTTTTGCTACACACATGGCGGCAAACAACGCACAGATAAACGTGTATTGGACTGGGTTAATGAAGTCGAAGACTTAGGTGCCGGAGAATTATTAGTAACGAGTATGGATTATGATGGTGTCAAACAAGGTTTTGATCATCGTTTGTTAAAACAAATCAATGACCGCGTTTCGATTCCGATTATTGCTTCAGGCGGCGGAGGCAACGCACAGCACTTTGCGGATTTATTCAAATCTACATATGTTTCTGCAGGTTTAGCCGCAAGTATCTTCCACGATAAAGAAACAACTATAGGTGCAGTCAAAGCATTTCTAAAAGACGAAGGAGTGAATGTCAGATGGCAGTAA
- the hisIE gene encoding bifunctional phosphoribosyl-AMP cyclohydrolase/phosphoribosyl-ATP diphosphatase HisIE — translation MAVTPDFSKGLIPAILQHYQTKQVLMLGYMNEEAYNKTLEDKVCWFYSRSKGRLWKKGESSHNYQHVVDIKLDCDQDTVLVMVDPDGPTCHTGATSCFNTTTPFFIDSLQDIVQSRADSDDESSYTHYLLKSGVEKITKKFGEEAFEVVIAAMKDDQEELTNETADVLYHLFVLLHACGVTVEDVKQVLQSRHQKSGNFKGERKDIQDW, via the coding sequence ATGGCAGTAACACCAGACTTTTCAAAAGGATTAATTCCAGCAATCTTGCAGCATTATCAAACCAAACAAGTGCTCATGCTGGGCTATATGAATGAAGAAGCATATAACAAAACATTAGAAGATAAAGTATGCTGGTTCTATTCGCGCAGCAAAGGCCGTTTATGGAAAAAAGGAGAATCTTCTCATAACTACCAGCACGTCGTCGACATTAAATTAGATTGCGATCAAGATACAGTCTTAGTAATGGTTGATCCAGACGGTCCGACATGCCATACAGGCGCAACCAGTTGTTTTAATACCACAACACCTTTCTTCATCGACAGTCTGCAAGACATTGTGCAATCACGTGCCGACAGTGATGATGAAAGCTCTTATACACACTATTTATTAAAATCAGGTGTTGAAAAAATCACTAAAAAATTCGGCGAAGAAGCATTCGAAGTCGTCATAGCCGCAATGAAAGATGATCAAGAGGAATTGACGAACGAAACAGCCGATGTACTTTACCACCTCTTTGTATTGCTTCATGCTTGCGGTGTCACTGTTGAAGATGTGAAACAGGTCTTACAATCCAGACATCAAAAAAGCGGTAATTTCAAAGGTGAACGAAAAGATATTCAAGATTGGTAA
- a CDS encoding TrkH family potassium uptake protein, with protein MSIFNQLFKRSSPQQGIVLFYLIAIIAAFLMLNLPYVLKPGVKVDPIDTLFVAVSGISVTGLTPVTIADTYSTFGQIVIMIILNIGGVGVMALGTVLWLILGKHIGLRERQMIMLDNNRHTMSGAVQLIIEIVRAVLLIELVGALLLAFYFYRDTSDIQYALMQGFFVSVASTTNAGLDITGNSLIPYANDYFVQTIVMFLITLGSIGFPVLLEIKAYISNRNPNFRFSLFARITTITYLALFVFGTIMILILESGHALKDASWHKALFYAMFQSTTTRSAGLQTFDITQFTDATNSLMGVLMFIGSSPSSVGGGIRTTTFAILILFMLNFRTDTERNTIKVFNREIMPSDIQKTFMVLSVATFLSLTSIIIIQAAEGAKFSVLQVFFEVMSAFGTCGLSLGLSSDGGDMSKVVLMVLMFIGRVGLISFILMVGGRKEPVLYHYPKEKVQIG; from the coding sequence TTGTCCATTTTTAATCAGTTATTCAAAAGATCCAGTCCTCAACAAGGTATTGTCTTATTCTATCTTATAGCAATTATCGCTGCTTTTTTGATGTTGAACTTGCCTTACGTCCTTAAACCCGGCGTAAAGGTCGATCCGATCGACACTTTATTTGTGGCGGTATCAGGTATCAGTGTAACTGGATTAACGCCCGTAACTATTGCAGATACGTATTCAACATTCGGGCAGATAGTGATTATGATTATTTTAAATATCGGCGGTGTCGGAGTAATGGCACTCGGCACAGTGCTGTGGCTGATTTTAGGCAAACATATCGGCTTGCGCGAACGTCAAATGATTATGCTAGACAATAACCGCCATACAATGAGCGGTGCAGTACAACTGATTATCGAGATTGTCAGAGCTGTATTGCTGATTGAATTAGTAGGAGCGCTGTTATTAGCATTCTACTTTTATCGAGATACTTCAGATATTCAGTATGCCTTAATGCAAGGCTTCTTCGTATCAGTAGCATCCACAACCAACGCAGGACTTGATATTACAGGGAACTCATTGATTCCATATGCAAATGATTATTTTGTACAAACGATAGTGATGTTTTTAATCACTTTAGGTTCAATCGGTTTCCCAGTATTGCTTGAGATCAAAGCATACATCAGCAACAGAAATCCGAATTTCCGTTTCTCGCTTTTTGCGAGAATTACAACAATCACATATTTAGCATTATTCGTCTTCGGAACAATTATGATTTTAATCTTAGAGTCCGGCCACGCATTAAAAGATGCAAGTTGGCACAAAGCACTCTTTTACGCCATGTTCCAATCGACGACAACGAGAAGTGCAGGACTGCAAACTTTTGATATTACGCAATTTACAGATGCGACGAACTCGCTCATGGGTGTCCTAATGTTTATCGGTTCTTCTCCAAGTTCAGTGGGCGGAGGAATTCGAACAACAACATTTGCGATTTTAATCCTATTTATGCTGAACTTCAGAACGGATACTGAAAGAAATACGATTAAAGTCTTCAACCGTGAGATCATGCCTTCGGATATTCAAAAGACATTTATGGTATTAAGTGTCGCAACGTTTTTATCACTAACATCTATTATTATCATCCAAGCAGCAGAAGGTGCTAAATTCTCAGTGCTTCAAGTCTTCTTTGAAGTAATGTCTGCTTTCGGAACCTGCGGTTTATCGCTTGGTCTCTCGAGTGATGGCGGCGATATGTCCAAAGTAGTACTGATGGTATTGATGTTTATCGGTCGTGTCGGCTTGATATCCTTTATACTTATGGTCGGCGGACGCAAAGAACCTGTGTTGTATCATTATCCGAAAGAGAAAGTTCAAATCGGTTAA